The Agromyces sp. LHK192 genome includes a window with the following:
- a CDS encoding tyrosine recombinase XerC gives MTTTPSFHQAIDAYLGHLTAERGYSANTVKAYASDLADLVEFAARRTAVTEPPASEWESAEHDAPLDTISLPLLRDWLWEATEAGLARSTIARRAASVRGCLAWAARRGLLPADPAARLRAPRGQRALPRVLTRQAIDGLLGRLEAAAADGEPTAARDSAVVELLYASGLRVSELVGLDVDEIDRSRRTVRVLGKGSKERVVPYGAPAARALDRYLERARPLLLTESGPAVPAPRFSGPTRTATPAAFIGSRGGRLGVRAVHRLVASLLADLPGSGPSGPHALRHTAATHLLDGGADLRAVQEFLGHASLGTTQIYTHVSAERLKQTYRTAHPRA, from the coding sequence GGCGAACACGGTGAAGGCGTACGCGTCCGACCTCGCCGATCTCGTCGAGTTCGCCGCGCGACGCACCGCCGTCACCGAGCCACCGGCGTCGGAGTGGGAGTCGGCGGAGCACGACGCGCCGCTCGACACGATCAGCCTGCCGCTGCTTCGCGACTGGCTCTGGGAGGCGACCGAGGCCGGGCTCGCGCGATCGACGATCGCGCGCCGGGCCGCCTCCGTGCGGGGATGCCTCGCCTGGGCGGCCCGTCGGGGCCTGCTGCCCGCCGACCCCGCCGCGCGGCTGCGGGCGCCCCGAGGGCAGCGTGCGCTCCCGAGGGTCCTCACGCGTCAGGCGATCGACGGGCTGCTCGGCCGGCTGGAAGCGGCCGCGGCCGATGGCGAACCGACGGCCGCCCGCGATAGCGCCGTCGTCGAACTCCTGTACGCATCCGGGCTCCGCGTGTCGGAACTGGTCGGTCTCGACGTCGACGAGATCGACCGGTCTCGTCGTACGGTCCGAGTGCTCGGCAAGGGCTCGAAGGAACGGGTCGTGCCGTACGGTGCTCCCGCAGCGCGAGCGCTCGATCGCTATCTCGAACGCGCGAGGCCGCTCCTGCTCACGGAATCGGGCCCCGCCGTGCCGGCGCCACGCTTCAGCGGGCCGACGAGGACGGCGACCCCCGCCGCCTTCATCGGCTCGCGCGGCGGCCGGCTGGGGGTGCGTGCCGTGCACCGCCTCGTCGCGAGCCTCCTCGCCGACCTCCCGGGGAGCGGGCCGAGCGGGCCGCATGCGCTCCGCCACACGGCCGCCACGCATCTGCTCGACGGGGGCGCCGACCTGCGCGCCGTGCAGGAGTTCCTCGGCCACGCGAGCCTGGGCACCACGCAGATCTACACGCACGTCTCGGCCGAGCGGCTGAAGCAGACGTACCGGACGGCTCACCCGCGGGCC